In Vagococcus hydrophili, one DNA window encodes the following:
- a CDS encoding FMN-dependent NADH-azoreductase, translating into MSNLLVIKAHPLTATESRSLAILDTFVSSYKENQPESQVTILDIFEEEIPEIDKALFEAWGKAASNQELSAEESAKLTRFNELTEQFVNADKIVIANALWNLNIPTRLKAWIDTVVVKGKTFKYSETGPVGLATDKKLLHIQSNGGSFHGSDPATQYIKTIFGFMGVTDINHIFIEGVDHQPENAETIIAAAKEEAVKLAKVF; encoded by the coding sequence ATGTCTAATCTTTTAGTTATTAAAGCACATCCATTAACAGCTACAGAGTCACGCTCATTAGCTATTTTGGATACGTTTGTTTCATCATATAAGGAAAACCAACCAGAAAGCCAAGTAACAATTCTTGATATTTTCGAAGAAGAAATTCCTGAAATTGACAAAGCCTTATTTGAAGCTTGGGGAAAAGCTGCAAGTAACCAAGAATTAAGCGCAGAAGAATCAGCCAAATTAACACGTTTTAACGAATTAACAGAACAATTTGTTAATGCTGATAAAATTGTTATCGCCAATGCTTTGTGGAATTTAAATATTCCAACACGCTTAAAAGCATGGATTGATACAGTCGTTGTTAAAGGTAAAACCTTTAAATATTCTGAAACTGGCCCAGTTGGACTTGCGACAGACAAGAAATTATTACATATCCAATCAAATGGCGGTTCTTTCCACGGAAGCGACCCTGCAACACAGTATATAAAAACAATTTTCGGTTTTATGGGGGTAACTGATATTAATCACATCTTCATCGAAGGTGTGGATCACCAACCAGAAAACGCTGAAACAATCATTGCAGCAGCAAAAGAAGAAGCAGTAAAATTAGCTAAAGTATTTTAA